ATCCGAAGCTTTCGGCAGAGACGGATTCATAGCGGGACTCGGAATGAACCCTAAACTAGCTGAAGTCGCTTTTGCAGCTTCTAAAGATGCATGGCTGACTCAAACATTTGAGCTTCCTGGTGGGTTCATCGTTGCAAGACTAGATGAACGCATGCCTCCAAGCGACGAACTATGGGAAAGCCAGAAACAAGCAATCCTCAGCAGCATGGAACGCCAGCAAGCTAACGAAGTTATTAATTCGTTCGTAGCTGAATTGCGCGCACGAGCTAAGGTTGAAGTTGTTCGCCCGGACTTACTGAATTAGACTAGTATACATACTTAGTTAAAAGGTCTGTTCTTTCGGGAACAGGCCTTTTTTTTTGAGCAACATCTCTCTTGCAGATGATTAGCCAAGAGCGTAACTATCAAGCTCATCAAGTTACTTAATCGAGAATAAAAAAGTTAGAGGTAATATATGCTACCCATTCCAGAAGGTTTTAAATTCGCCAGCATCGAAGCAGGATTCAAATATAGTGGCAGAGACGACTTAACAATTATTCTAAGTGACACGCCGGCGGCAGGAGCCGGAGTCTTCACCAAAAACAAATTTCAAGCGGCACCTGTGACTGTCTGTAAAGAGACTTTGCAGATCTCTCCATATGTGCGCGGCACTCTGATCAATGCCGGACAGGCTAATGCCTGTACAGGGCAGGAAGGAATTGAGGACTGCCACGCAACTCTCGCTCTGGTCAGCAAAGAACTGGGCCTTAACCCATCAGACCTGCTACCTGCGTCAACAGGCGTAATTGGTCCGCGCTATGATATGGATAAGTGGAAACAAGCCGCCCCACTCTTAGCTGCTAAGCTTGGAGAGTCCACGCCAGTGCAAGCTGCAAAAGCAATTATGACAACCGATGAATTCCCAAAACTAGCTTGGGGATCAGCAGAATCCAGTTCCGGCACTGCCAAAATACTAGGCATGAGCAAAGGAGCTGGCATGATATCACCAGACATGGCTACCATGCTCGGTTTTGTTATCTGCGACGCGGAAGTTGATCCGACTTGGTGGCAGGAAGCACTGCGCAGGTGTACCGACAAGTCTTTTAATTGCATCACCGTAGACGGCGACACCAGTACAAATGACACTGTTCTCGCATTCGCTAATGGAGCTTCCAAGTTCAAGGCGGATTCTCCTGAAACACGAGATGCTCTTGAATCTGTATTGCTGGATGTCTGTCAGTCACTTGCATATATGATAGTACAAGACGCTGAAGGCGGTACCAAAGTAATGTCCATAAAAGTTTTCGGAGCGCCAAGCGATGAGGATGCAAACCTCGTAGCACGTGCTGTCGGAAATTCCCCGCTCGTTAAAACCGCTCTATTCGGAGAAGACCCGAATTGGGGCAGAATAGTAGCAGCGGCTGGACGCAGCGGAGCTGAGTTTGACGAAAATCTGCTTACCCTCAGCTTCGGAAAAATTACAGTTTTTGAAAAAGGTAAGCCAGTTGAAGGAGATATGGACGCGCTGCTTGACCCCATAATGCGTAAGCAAGATATTGAAGTCCTTATAAACCTCGGCGAGGGTACCGGCACTGCGCTTCTTATGGCATCTGACCTTACCCGCGACTACATCAGCATTAACGCAGATTACCGCTCTTAATTTTAGTAAATTTATTAAGTCAGCCTTGTAATGCAGGGCTGACTTTTTCAATGGGATAATCATAATGAAAAATCTTAAGAATCGCGACAAAATGACAAGGCTCGCAGACTTCCTCAATGAAGTAGGTATGCTCAGAAAAACACCGCGCACCGGCTATCAATTCCTTGGAACAGGGACCGAGTCCGTCGCAGACCATTCATACAGAGTCGCGGTTCTCGGATATGTACTTGCAGACATGGCAGACGCGGATATGGCTCAAACCGTATTCATGTGCCTTTTTCACGATCTGCACGAAGCCCGCACTGGTGATTTCAATTACGTGAACAAAATTTATAATAATTGTGATCGTGATAAAGCGTTGCAACACACCCTTGGTGGCACGGGCCTTGAAGATAAAATCATGCCGCATTGGGAAGAGCTTGAAAAATGCGAAACAAAAGAAGCGAAGTTAGCTCAAGATGCAGATCAAATAGACTTCATTTTAAATCTTAAAGAAGAACAAGACATGGGTAATCCGTATGCGGAATCATGGCTTAAATCTGCTCTTGAACGCCTTCGTACTGACGAGGGCAAGAAACTGGCTGAAACTATTTCTAAAACTGATCATAAAGAATGGTGGCACCTCGGTCCGGCTCAAAGCTGGTGGGAAAACAAGAGCGGCCCAGAGGGTGAATAAAATCTCATAAAATTAGAGCTTTCCCTTAAGCTGCTCCTTTTATTTCCTAGACCATTATGCTAAGAAGATTACTTGATCTTAGCGGACGTTGGTTCACAAATCAGTTTAACATTATTTTTACAATAAAAACATATAGATATAAATGTCTCAATCTGTTCCAGATAAAACAGTTTTGCAACCCTTCGCTTTCTTGGGAAAGGTTAGCCTAAATATTCTTGGAGAAGCAGGTGCTATATGCATCTTCCTTTTCGAATCGATTCTGCACGTATTCAGCTCGCTGGGTATTTTCTCTAAAACGATTAAAGAACTGTATTTTATCGGGGTCAGATCTATAACCGTTATTTCCTTGATAGGCCTTTTTACAGGTATGGTTGTAGGTCTTCAAACCTACTACGCCCTTTCTAAATTCGGGTCCGAAGGCTTCTTAGGAGCTGCGGTAGCATTGTCTCTTGTTCGCGAGTTAGGTCCTGTCCTTACAGCTATCATGCTTACAGGGCGCGCAGGATCCTCCATGACAGCTGAAATAGGTGTTATGCGCATCTCAGAACAGATTGATGCTTTAGAGCTAATGGACATTAACCCGATCAGTTATTTGGTAAGCCCTAAATTGCTGGCATCCTTAATTTCATTTCCAATTCTTACTGCACTTTTCGATTTAATAGGAATTGCTGGAGGCTACCTTTCAGGGGTTGCTCTATTAGGTGGAAATTCAGGTGTTTATTTCCATAGAGTATCAACTTCACTTAGCTGGGAAGATATTTCGGCAGGCTTCACGAAGTCTCTTGTTTTTGCAGTTGTTGTTTGCACTATCTGCTGTTTCCAAGGCTACTTCACTCATTTCCGTAAGGATGGAAAAGGAGCCGAAGGAGTAAGTCAGGCAACCACAACCGCTGTAGTAATGTCATGTGTCATGGTGCTAATTACCGATTATCTTTTGACTTCCTTACTTTTCCAGTGAGAAACGCATGACCAGCTCAGCACCAGACATACGCATAGAGAACTTAACTATTGGTTACGGTGGAAACCCCGTGGTTGAGAACATTAATGCAACTCTCCCCGGCGGAGGAGTCACTGTTATCCTCGGTGGATCAGGGTGCGGTAAATCGACTCTTCTCAAAAATATACTAAAACTTAATCAGGCCATGAACGGCTCCGTATATTTAGGTAAGCACAATATTTTCAAGCTTAAAAAGAAAGCTTTTAGCTGCCTCAAACAGCGTATAGGCGTTCTATTTCAAGATGGAGCTTTGCTCGGAGCGCTTAACCTTTTTGATAACGTAGCTCTTCCATTAAGAGAACATACAAAGCTCAAGCCTGCTGAAATTGCAAAAGTGGTTAAAGCAAAACTCAGCCTTGTTGGACTTGAAGAATTTGTTGATTATTTCCCGAATGAACTTTCAGGCGGAATGCGCAAAAGAGCAGGACTTGCAAGAGCAATGGTCATGGACCCTGACATCCTCTTTTGTGACGAACCGACATCAGGATTAGATCCAATTAATTCTGCGGAACTGGACGAACTGTTACTTGAACTTAAAGAACGCTTTGAAATGACTATTGTTGTTGTCAGTCATGATCTGGCCAGCATGAAGGCTATTGCAGACTACGTTCTTGTCTTGGGTAAAGGAAAAACTCTTTTCAATGGCAGTAAAGAATCTCTACTGGCAACCGATGATGTTTACCTTAGACAATTTCTCGATAGAAAAGGCGAAAAGAGAGAATCTGCACGAAT
This window of the Maridesulfovibrio frigidus DSM 17176 genome carries:
- the argJ gene encoding bifunctional glutamate N-acetyltransferase/amino-acid acetyltransferase ArgJ; translated protein: MLPIPEGFKFASIEAGFKYSGRDDLTIILSDTPAAGAGVFTKNKFQAAPVTVCKETLQISPYVRGTLINAGQANACTGQEGIEDCHATLALVSKELGLNPSDLLPASTGVIGPRYDMDKWKQAAPLLAAKLGESTPVQAAKAIMTTDEFPKLAWGSAESSSGTAKILGMSKGAGMISPDMATMLGFVICDAEVDPTWWQEALRRCTDKSFNCITVDGDTSTNDTVLAFANGASKFKADSPETRDALESVLLDVCQSLAYMIVQDAEGGTKVMSIKVFGAPSDEDANLVARAVGNSPLVKTALFGEDPNWGRIVAAAGRSGAEFDENLLTLSFGKITVFEKGKPVEGDMDALLDPIMRKQDIEVLINLGEGTGTALLMASDLTRDYISINADYRS
- a CDS encoding HD domain-containing protein, whose translation is MKNLKNRDKMTRLADFLNEVGMLRKTPRTGYQFLGTGTESVADHSYRVAVLGYVLADMADADMAQTVFMCLFHDLHEARTGDFNYVNKIYNNCDRDKALQHTLGGTGLEDKIMPHWEELEKCETKEAKLAQDADQIDFILNLKEEQDMGNPYAESWLKSALERLRTDEGKKLAETISKTDHKEWWHLGPAQSWWENKSGPEGE
- a CDS encoding MlaE family ABC transporter permease, with amino-acid sequence MSQSVPDKTVLQPFAFLGKVSLNILGEAGAICIFLFESILHVFSSLGIFSKTIKELYFIGVRSITVISLIGLFTGMVVGLQTYYALSKFGSEGFLGAAVALSLVRELGPVLTAIMLTGRAGSSMTAEIGVMRISEQIDALELMDINPISYLVSPKLLASLISFPILTALFDLIGIAGGYLSGVALLGGNSGVYFHRVSTSLSWEDISAGFTKSLVFAVVVCTICCFQGYFTHFRKDGKGAEGVSQATTTAVVMSCVMVLITDYLLTSLLFQ
- a CDS encoding ABC transporter ATP-binding protein translates to MTSSAPDIRIENLTIGYGGNPVVENINATLPGGGVTVILGGSGCGKSTLLKNILKLNQAMNGSVYLGKHNIFKLKKKAFSCLKQRIGVLFQDGALLGALNLFDNVALPLREHTKLKPAEIAKVVKAKLSLVGLEEFVDYFPNELSGGMRKRAGLARAMVMDPDILFCDEPTSGLDPINSAELDELLLELKERFEMTIVVVSHDLASMKAIADYVLVLGKGKTLFNGSKESLLATDDVYLRQFLDRKGEKRESARITMPHLDPSVMRMDCSKILGDLDNN